Proteins encoded by one window of Methanobacterium sp. CWC-01:
- a CDS encoding YbgA family protein translates to MREFSRPCLVASKCLEFDSCRYDGSMIKSSIVDRLKNYVEFHPVCPEVELGLPIPRDPIRLVENKKEIELLQPSTGMNLTKKMIDFADGFLRKLPLIDGFILKNKSPSCGIKAVRVYPPGGNSRPRTDGVGAFAREVFHRFYQLPVEDEGRLRNFLIRESFLTRIFTLAEYRDLLESDNFNDLIDFHTNNKLLLMAHNQALLREMGRIVAQGREKPFNELKMEYGRYLLKNLSEPASAPANVNVLQHSLGYFSKKLSHAEKKFFLDALKEYREGKMPLLLCQNLIKSWIIRFDDVYLRQQTFFDPYPPELLEITFI, encoded by the coding sequence TTGAGAGAGTTTTCCCGCCCATGTTTAGTGGCCAGTAAATGTTTAGAGTTTGATTCCTGTCGTTACGACGGCTCCATGATAAAAAGCAGTATCGTGGATAGGTTAAAAAACTACGTGGAATTCCATCCGGTATGTCCCGAGGTGGAACTAGGTTTGCCTATTCCCCGGGATCCTATACGTCTGGTGGAGAATAAAAAAGAAATCGAGCTGTTACAACCATCTACTGGTATGAATTTAACCAAAAAAATGATTGATTTTGCTGATGGGTTTTTAAGGAAACTTCCCCTGATAGACGGGTTCATTCTAAAAAATAAGTCCCCTTCATGTGGTATCAAGGCAGTCAGAGTTTATCCCCCCGGCGGCAACTCCCGTCCCAGAACCGATGGAGTGGGTGCCTTTGCCAGGGAAGTTTTTCACCGGTTTTATCAACTCCCGGTGGAAGATGAGGGAAGACTCCGAAACTTTCTAATCAGGGAAAGTTTCCTGACTCGCATATTTACCTTGGCCGAATACCGTGACTTACTGGAAAGTGATAATTTTAATGATCTTATAGATTTCCATACCAATAACAAGCTGCTGCTAATGGCACATAATCAGGCTTTATTACGGGAAATGGGGCGTATTGTGGCCCAGGGAAGAGAAAAACCATTCAATGAATTGAAAATGGAGTATGGTCGATATCTTCTCAAGAACCTGTCTGAACCTGCTTCCGCCCCAGCCAACGTAAATGTACTGCAGCATTCACTAGGTTATTTTTCAAAAAAACTTTCTCACGCTGAGAAAAAATTTTTCCTGGATGCATTGAAGGAGTATCGTGAAGGAAAAATGCCCCTATTACTATGTCAGAACCTCATAAAATCCTGGATAATTCGCTTCGATGATGTTTACCTCCGGCAACAAACATTCTTCGATCCATATCCTCCTGAATTACTGGAAATAACGTTTATTTAA